In Nostoc sp. CENA543, a single genomic region encodes these proteins:
- a CDS encoding tryptophan halogenase family protein, which produces MEKIIQNVVVFGGGSAGFLSALALKVKMPFLNVVVVHSTNIPIIGVGEATTAWIPWFLHQYLGLNREQFYEETQPVWKLGIKFIWGDPSQSHFNYPFVTHLADKLAVLQKSTAYYCVDSTTDSSIYSLLMEQCKSPCFRRQDGEFVIDERFGYHIENSSFVAYLERRALELGIKIIDQPVVDITVAENGDIHQLRLQDGKSVTGDLFIDCSGFRSTLLGEILQEPFCSFATSLFCDSAVTGTWMRDDSIYPFTTAETMQAGWCWQIDLQDRVNRGYVYSSAFISDDAALQEMKQKNPLMSDDFSQIRFKSGRHQRFWVQNVVAVGNASGFVEPLESTGLHMIGETIKCVCDVLIDSDQRPTPALINLANRAIAQKWDDIRDFLSIHFKFNHYVESEFWQHCQQHTDIGEAAAIVDFFQNNGPSPIGQILLRPNSVFGYNGYLNLLMGQRVATEYQNKHDTLDLDYWRQVKNYFIKNCDNALSIHEAIQVVKERKCQWLSS; this is translated from the coding sequence GTGGAAAAGATCATACAAAATGTTGTAGTTTTCGGCGGAGGTAGTGCAGGTTTTCTTTCTGCCTTAGCCCTCAAGGTCAAAATGCCATTTTTAAATGTGGTGGTAGTCCATTCTACTAATATTCCCATTATTGGAGTTGGTGAAGCAACTACCGCCTGGATACCTTGGTTTCTACATCAGTATCTGGGATTAAATCGTGAGCAATTTTACGAGGAAACCCAACCCGTTTGGAAACTGGGAATTAAGTTTATTTGGGGTGATCCTAGCCAGTCTCACTTCAACTATCCTTTTGTAACTCATTTGGCTGATAAACTGGCTGTTTTGCAAAAAAGCACGGCTTATTATTGTGTAGACTCCACAACAGACTCTAGTATTTACTCTCTGTTGATGGAGCAGTGTAAATCGCCTTGCTTCCGTCGCCAAGATGGGGAATTTGTCATTGATGAACGCTTTGGCTACCATATTGAAAATTCTAGTTTTGTGGCGTATCTAGAAAGGCGAGCTTTAGAACTGGGGATTAAGATTATTGATCAGCCTGTTGTAGATATTACAGTTGCTGAAAATGGCGATATTCACCAACTACGCTTGCAAGATGGTAAAAGTGTAACCGGTGATTTGTTTATTGATTGTTCTGGTTTTCGTTCTACGTTGCTAGGGGAAATTCTCCAAGAACCTTTTTGTAGTTTTGCTACTAGCTTATTCTGTGATTCGGCTGTCACAGGGACATGGATGCGAGATGATTCGATCTATCCTTTCACCACAGCCGAAACTATGCAGGCGGGATGGTGTTGGCAAATTGATTTACAGGATCGTGTCAATCGGGGCTATGTCTATTCATCTGCTTTCATCAGTGATGATGCTGCACTGCAAGAGATGAAACAAAAAAATCCCCTGATGAGTGATGATTTTAGTCAGATTAGGTTTAAATCAGGACGACATCAACGATTTTGGGTGCAGAATGTGGTCGCCGTGGGTAATGCGTCAGGTTTTGTTGAACCCTTAGAATCAACAGGATTACACATGATTGGCGAAACCATTAAATGTGTATGTGATGTGTTAATTGATTCAGACCAACGACCCACCCCAGCGTTAATTAATTTGGCAAATCGGGCGATCGCTCAAAAGTGGGATGATATTCGTGACTTTTTATCGATTCATTTTAAGTTCAATCACTATGTAGAATCGGAATTTTGGCAACACTGTCAACAGCATACTGATATTGGTGAAGCCGCCGCGATCGTAGACTTTTTTCAAAACAATGGCCCGTCACCCATAGGTCAAATTCTCCTCCGTCCTAATAGTGTTTTTGGATATAACGGTTATCTAAATCTGCTGATGGGTCAACGGGTGGCAACAGAGTATCAAAACAAACACGACACCTTAGATTTAGATTATTGGCGACAAGTCAAAAACTATTTCATCAAAAATTGTGACAACGCCTTATCAATTCATGAGGCAATTCAGGTTGTGAAGGAAAGGAAATGTCAATGGCTGAGTTCATAA
- a CDS encoding tryptophan 7-halogenase: MAEFINTIPSVPRINPNAHLLLNPAGEVCSWVGNDVFALEGIQPDTIRELLTLIDGVRTLESIYVELANKYHRHYLQEILSALTQLHILEESLTTEVTAQNQGWKLPTVPDDIKQKAIAILGNHQLLDTLTHSFTDAGFQNCRALHFTDFASCQTPEFVTFQQERVIFNGYFTLPHNHVDAVTVAQLCEILAQFDFIVCALEGVPYQALFDVNQSALATGKPCLFVTASPDTALIGPTVIKGATACFGCRVVTLEAIPSVLNEILPHLSTPLLSPTPPHPHTPTPPVTTIAQACIEEAIAVLATFTPTRANSVVKINHQGDRIVKRLFPSGECQECTPQLDAPLGVLSTSAIAAAAEEIGRIWPNPLQANIRPAADSYQTVGVLGGGTAGYLTALAFRAFHPNIKVTLLESSAIPVIGVGEATTPELVKFLHSPRFLGLDIVDFYRRVAPTWKLGIKFQWGLPDDYDFTFPFQRGRLLESVLYDATLNNQSLGAMLMSSDRAPIFDRGDGQPLSLLHLVRWAYHLDNRRFISYLKEEALASGIEHLDVQICDAQLAPDGENITHLITNDGRKLAYDLYIDCSGFRSFLLEQKLGSKFVSYQDTLFTDQAIAATVPHNGTIKPYTLAETMNNGWCWNIPFEDADHRGYVFSSAFCSVEQAVAEMRAKNPGMSEPWVVKFRSGRHEHFWRGNVVAIGNSYGFVEPLESTALHMIVLELELLMTNLPASKRDEAIKSTLNRKINDRWDALRWFLGIHYKFNHRLSTPFWEAANKDTDISGAAERLALFQERAPLSYRNSLFYTLHPSEFFSDDHSYDTLLVGQQVPTRFVEPVEDAATWKRQMAILQGLAKTALPQHKALKCLREKRPDLLYDFAQRRDSWLHTWLPA; this comes from the coding sequence ATGGCTGAGTTCATAAATACCATTCCCTCAGTACCTCGCATTAATCCCAATGCTCATTTACTCCTCAATCCGGCGGGTGAGGTGTGTAGTTGGGTAGGTAATGATGTATTCGCCCTCGAAGGCATTCAGCCCGATACTATCCGCGAGTTACTCACACTAATTGATGGCGTGCGAACCCTAGAATCAATTTATGTTGAACTAGCAAATAAATATCATCGCCACTACCTACAGGAAATTCTTTCCGCTTTAACTCAACTGCATATCTTAGAGGAATCACTAACCACTGAAGTCACAGCCCAAAATCAAGGCTGGAAATTGCCCACTGTTCCCGATGACATCAAGCAAAAGGCGATCGCTATTTTAGGCAATCACCAATTACTAGATACTCTCACTCACAGTTTCACTGACGCAGGCTTTCAAAACTGTCGCGCTTTACATTTTACAGATTTCGCTTCCTGTCAAACGCCAGAATTCGTCACTTTTCAGCAAGAACGGGTAATTTTTAACGGCTATTTCACATTACCCCACAATCATGTAGACGCTGTGACTGTTGCTCAACTCTGTGAAATTTTGGCACAATTCGACTTTATTGTCTGTGCTTTGGAAGGTGTACCATATCAAGCCCTTTTTGATGTCAATCAATCAGCCTTAGCCACTGGGAAACCGTGTTTATTCGTCACTGCTTCCCCAGACACAGCACTCATCGGCCCCACAGTGATTAAAGGTGCAACAGCTTGTTTTGGTTGTCGAGTCGTCACCTTGGAAGCGATTCCCTCAGTCTTAAATGAGATTTTGCCACACCTGTCAACCCCTCTTCTTTCCCCTACACCCCCACACCCCCACACCCCTACACCCCCAGTCACAACAATAGCCCAAGCTTGTATTGAAGAAGCGATCGCAGTTTTGGCTACTTTCACACCAACTCGCGCTAATAGCGTTGTCAAAATTAATCACCAGGGCGATCGCATTGTCAAAAGGCTGTTTCCCAGTGGAGAATGTCAAGAATGTACACCCCAATTAGATGCACCGTTGGGAGTGTTGTCAACAAGTGCGATCGCAGCTGCGGCTGAGGAAATCGGTAGAATTTGGCCTAATCCCCTGCAAGCTAATATCCGTCCAGCCGCCGATAGTTACCAAACAGTAGGAGTTTTAGGTGGTGGTACGGCAGGATATTTAACAGCTTTGGCTTTTCGTGCCTTCCATCCAAATATTAAAGTGACATTGCTGGAATCGAGTGCCATCCCAGTCATTGGTGTGGGGGAAGCCACAACGCCTGAACTGGTGAAGTTTCTCCATAGTCCCCGCTTTTTAGGGTTGGACATCGTTGATTTTTATCGGCGAGTCGCGCCTACCTGGAAATTGGGCATTAAATTTCAATGGGGACTACCCGATGATTATGATTTTACATTTCCCTTTCAACGGGGACGCTTGCTAGAATCAGTCCTCTATGATGCTACGTTGAATAATCAGTCCTTGGGGGCAATGTTGATGAGTAGCGATCGCGCCCCTATTTTTGATCGGGGTGATGGTCAGCCGTTATCATTACTACATCTAGTGCGCTGGGCTTATCACCTAGATAATCGCCGATTCATCAGCTACCTCAAGGAAGAAGCCTTAGCATCTGGGATTGAACATTTAGATGTGCAGATTTGTGATGCTCAACTTGCGCCTGATGGCGAAAACATCACCCATTTAATCACCAACGATGGGCGCAAACTAGCTTACGATTTATATATCGATTGTTCTGGGTTTCGTTCCTTCTTACTAGAGCAGAAACTTGGCTCAAAATTCGTCAGTTATCAGGATACACTCTTCACTGATCAGGCGATCGCTGCCACTGTTCCCCATAACGGCACTATCAAACCATACACCCTAGCGGAAACCATGAATAATGGTTGGTGTTGGAATATACCCTTTGAAGATGCCGACCATCGAGGCTATGTGTTTTCATCTGCCTTCTGTAGTGTGGAACAGGCGGTAGCAGAAATGCGGGCGAAAAATCCGGGGATGAGTGAACCTTGGGTAGTGAAGTTTCGCTCTGGACGACATGAGCATTTTTGGCGTGGTAATGTTGTGGCGATCGGTAATTCCTACGGTTTTGTCGAACCTTTAGAATCAACAGCACTACATATGATTGTGCTGGAATTAGAACTGCTAATGACTAACCTACCAGCTTCAAAACGTGATGAGGCGATTAAATCTACACTCAATCGCAAAATTAACGACCGTTGGGATGCGCTACGCTGGTTTTTGGGAATCCACTACAAATTTAATCACCGCCTCTCTACTCCCTTCTGGGAAGCAGCCAATAAAGACACAGATATTTCTGGTGCAGCAGAACGTCTAGCGTTATTTCAAGAACGCGCACCCCTGTCTTACCGCAATTCCCTATTTTATACACTGCATCCATCAGAGTTTTTCTCGGATGATCACTCCTACGACACTTTGTTAGTTGGGCAGCAAGTACCCACACGCTTTGTAGAACCCGTGGAAGATGCAGCCACCTGGAAACGCCAAATGGCAATTCTCCAAGGACTGGCTAAAACCGCCCTACCCCAACACAAAGCCCTCAAATGCTTGCGAGAAAAAAGACCAGATTTGCTATACGACTTTGCCCAACGTCGAGATAGTTGGTTACACACCTGGCTACCAGCGTGA
- the pdxA gene encoding 4-hydroxythreonine-4-phosphate dehydrogenase PdxA: MYPINQDLAVSLQQRPRLAITMGDPAGIGPEVILKALANPEIDQNCELTVIGNRNLLARIYEELMTENLTPLVNPSELNVLDVPLNTDIHDEIITGVGNAASGAASFAYMEYAIAQTLAGAFDGIVTAPIAKSAWKAAGHHYPGQTELLAEKAGVTRFGMLFVARSPYTAWTLRTLLATTHIPLSQVADALTPELLSKKLDLLVECLEQDFGITHGRIAIAGLNPHSGEQGQLGTEEQDWLIPWLESEQQKRPSFQLEGPIPPDTMWVKPGQAWYGISQAKNPADAYLALYHDQGLIPVKLMAFDRAVNTSIGLPFVRTSPDHGTAFDIAGRGIADATSMKAAIELAVELVNQRKLVNSH, encoded by the coding sequence ATGTATCCAATTAATCAAGATTTGGCGGTAAGTTTACAACAGCGTCCACGTTTGGCGATTACTATGGGAGATCCGGCGGGTATTGGCCCGGAGGTGATTTTAAAGGCTTTGGCAAATCCTGAAATTGATCAAAACTGTGAATTGACTGTCATCGGTAATCGGAATTTGCTGGCACGAATCTATGAAGAACTGATGACTGAGAATTTAACGCCTTTGGTGAATCCCTCTGAGTTAAATGTTCTGGATGTACCATTAAATACAGATATTCATGACGAAATTATTACAGGTGTGGGAAATGCAGCTAGTGGTGCCGCTAGTTTTGCTTATATGGAATATGCGATCGCACAAACTTTAGCTGGTGCATTTGATGGAATTGTGACAGCACCAATTGCTAAATCTGCGTGGAAAGCCGCAGGTCATCACTATCCAGGACAAACAGAATTATTAGCCGAAAAGGCTGGTGTGACAAGGTTTGGGATGTTATTTGTGGCGCGATCGCCTTACACTGCTTGGACACTCCGTACTTTATTAGCTACTACCCACATTCCCCTGTCGCAAGTTGCAGATGCGCTTACACCAGAGTTACTAAGCAAAAAGTTAGATTTGTTGGTGGAGTGTTTAGAGCAAGATTTTGGCATTACTCATGGGAGAATTGCGATCGCAGGTTTAAATCCCCACAGTGGCGAACAAGGACAATTGGGGACTGAAGAACAAGATTGGTTGATTCCTTGGCTAGAGTCAGAACAGCAAAAACGCCCTAGTTTTCAGCTAGAAGGGCCAATTCCCCCTGATACAATGTGGGTTAAACCTGGTCAAGCTTGGTACGGTATTTCTCAAGCCAAAAATCCCGCCGACGCTTATTTGGCACTTTATCACGACCAAGGTTTAATTCCTGTGAAGTTAATGGCTTTTGACCGCGCGGTAAATACTTCTATTGGTTTACCTTTTGTTCGTACTTCTCCTGATCACGGAACAGCATTTGATATTGCGGGTAGGGGAATCGCTGATGCTACTAGTATGAAAGCCGCTATAGAGTTAGCGGTTGAGCTGGTTAATCAAAGGAAATTAGTCAATAGTCATTAG
- a CDS encoding PetM family cytochrome b6-f complex subunit 7 has translation MSSEMLTAAILPFSLIFVGWALGALLLKIQGAGE, from the coding sequence ATGAGCAGCGAAATGTTAACAGCAGCTATCTTACCTTTCAGCCTGATTTTCGTAGGCTGGGCTTTAGGTGCTTTGTTGTTGAAGATCCAAGGTGCAGGAGAATAA
- a CDS encoding SDR family oxidoreductase: protein MTLLIVGATGTLGRQVARRAIDEGYKVRCLVRSAKKAAFLKEWGAELVKGDLCYPETLTAALEGVTAVIDAATSRATDSLTIKQVDWQGQVALIQAAKAAGVERFIFFSILDADKYPEVPLMEIKRCTELYLAESGINYTILRLAGFMQGLIGQYGIPILEGQPVWVTGESSPVAYMDTLDIAKFAVRALSVPETEKQAFPVVGTRAWSAEEIISLCERLSGKEAKVRRMPIGLLRTVRRIASFFQWGLNVADRLAFTEVLASGKPLNAPMDEVYQVFGLEKEQTATLESYLQEYFNRIMKKLKELDYEKTKKQKSKKTPFKKVNSQ, encoded by the coding sequence ATGACATTATTGATAGTTGGTGCTACTGGCACTTTAGGAAGACAAGTGGCTCGTCGTGCGATCGATGAGGGATATAAGGTACGTTGTCTAGTTCGCAGTGCTAAAAAAGCAGCTTTTTTGAAAGAGTGGGGTGCAGAACTAGTAAAAGGTGATTTGTGTTACCCTGAAACCCTCACAGCCGCACTAGAAGGTGTGACAGCCGTAATTGATGCTGCTACCTCCCGTGCCACAGATTCCTTGACTATTAAACAAGTAGACTGGCAAGGTCAAGTAGCTTTAATCCAAGCCGCAAAAGCTGCGGGTGTAGAGCGTTTTATATTCTTTTCTATCCTTGATGCTGACAAGTACCCAGAAGTCCCCCTGATGGAGATTAAGCGGTGTACTGAACTATATTTAGCTGAATCTGGAATTAATTACACAATTTTGCGCTTGGCCGGTTTTATGCAAGGATTAATCGGTCAATATGGCATACCTATTTTAGAAGGGCAACCCGTTTGGGTAACTGGTGAATCCTCACCAGTCGCTTATATGGATACTCTAGATATTGCTAAGTTTGCTGTGCGTGCTTTGAGTGTCCCAGAAACCGAAAAACAAGCCTTCCCTGTGGTGGGAACTCGTGCTTGGAGTGCAGAAGAAATTATCAGTTTATGTGAACGCTTATCTGGTAAAGAAGCCAAAGTACGACGAATGCCAATCGGCCTGCTGAGGACTGTGCGCCGCATTGCTAGCTTCTTCCAGTGGGGACTGAACGTAGCAGATAGACTAGCATTTACAGAAGTTTTGGCGAGTGGTAAGCCTTTGAACGCGCCAATGGATGAAGTTTATCAAGTATTTGGACTAGAAAAAGAACAGACAGCAACTTTAGAAAGTTACTTACAAGAATATTTCAACCGGATTATGAAAAAGCTCAAAGAGCTAGATTACGAGAAGACTAAAAAGCAAAAATCTAAAAAGACCCCGTTTAAAAAAGTTAATAGTCAATAG
- a CDS encoding NAD(+) kinase, producing the protein MPKAGIIYNDVKPIAVRVAIELKDKLTAAGWDVCMTSSIGGILGYSNPESPVCHTPLDGLTPPGFDSEMKFAIVLGGDGTVLAASRQVAPCGIPILAVNTGHMGFLTETYLNQLPQAIEQAMAGEYELEERAMLTVKVLRGESVLWEALCLNEMVLHREPLTSMCHFEIAVGRHAPVDIAADGVIVSTPTGSTAYSLSAGGPVVTPGVPALQLVPICPHSLASRALVFPDTEPVNIYPVNIPRLVMVVDGNGGCYVFSEDRVYLERSPYSVKFIRLQPPEFFRILREKLGWGLPHIAKPTSVELP; encoded by the coding sequence GTGCCGAAAGCAGGCATTATCTACAATGACGTTAAACCGATAGCCGTTCGTGTGGCTATCGAACTGAAAGACAAGCTAACCGCAGCCGGTTGGGATGTATGTATGACATCAAGCATCGGTGGCATTTTGGGCTATTCTAATCCAGAAAGTCCTGTATGCCACACTCCTCTTGATGGTCTAACACCGCCTGGGTTTGACTCAGAAATGAAGTTTGCGATTGTTCTGGGGGGGGACGGCACTGTTTTAGCAGCGTCGCGCCAAGTTGCTCCTTGTGGGATTCCCATTTTGGCGGTAAATACCGGACACATGGGATTTTTAACGGAAACTTATCTGAATCAATTACCCCAAGCAATAGAACAAGCAATGGCGGGTGAGTATGAACTTGAAGAACGCGCCATGCTCACTGTGAAGGTTTTACGGGGAGAATCTGTACTGTGGGAAGCCCTATGCTTAAACGAAATGGTATTACATCGAGAACCATTAACCTCGATGTGCCATTTTGAAATTGCTGTAGGTCGTCATGCACCAGTTGATATTGCTGCTGATGGGGTAATTGTATCCACACCCACTGGCTCAACAGCTTATTCCTTAAGTGCGGGTGGCCCGGTGGTCACTCCTGGTGTACCTGCATTACAGTTAGTACCTATTTGTCCGCATTCATTGGCTTCTAGGGCTTTAGTCTTTCCTGATACCGAACCTGTAAACATCTATCCAGTGAACATTCCGCGCTTGGTGATGGTAGTAGATGGCAATGGGGGTTGCTACGTTTTTTCAGAGGATCGTGTATATTTAGAGCGATCGCCTTACAGCGTCAAATTCATTCGCCTACAACCACCAGAATTTTTCCGTATATTGCGCGAAAAATTAGGTTGGGGTCTACCTCATATTGCCAAACCCACTTCGGTAGAATTACCTTAG
- the nblR gene encoding response regulator transcription factor NblR, whose amino-acid sequence MTAVHNPCVLVIETDDSLANQLSFDLQEAGYESVLASDASSGLQCYRDRQPALVVVDRMLAGESGLALCKNLRNAGMRSPVLVLMARDTVDDRVACLEAGADDYILKPYRSEDFLKLIRLYLKPDIDTTEQLRFGDLILDIASRRAIYNGRIVDLTMKEFELLKFLMEHPREVLTREQILENVWGYDFMGESNVIEVYIRYLRLKIEEEGQKRLIQTVRGVGYVLRES is encoded by the coding sequence ATGACAGCAGTTCACAATCCTTGTGTTTTAGTCATAGAAACCGATGACAGCTTGGCTAATCAGCTTTCTTTTGATTTGCAGGAGGCTGGTTATGAGTCTGTTTTGGCCAGTGATGCTTCCAGTGGCTTGCAATGCTATCGCGATCGCCAACCTGCTTTAGTAGTTGTTGACCGAATGCTCGCAGGTGAGTCAGGATTGGCGTTATGTAAAAATCTCAGAAATGCGGGGATGCGATCGCCTGTGTTGGTGCTAATGGCTAGGGATACAGTTGATGATCGGGTAGCTTGTTTAGAAGCTGGTGCTGATGATTACATTCTCAAACCCTATCGCTCAGAAGACTTTTTAAAGTTAATTCGGCTTTACCTCAAACCAGATATTGATACCACCGAACAGTTACGTTTTGGTGATCTAATTTTAGATATAGCTAGCCGTCGTGCCATCTACAACGGACGGATAGTTGATTTGACAATGAAAGAATTTGAACTTTTAAAATTCTTAATGGAACATCCCCGCGAAGTCTTAACTCGTGAGCAGATTTTAGAAAACGTTTGGGGTTACGACTTCATGGGTGAATCTAACGTCATAGAAGTTTATATTCGCTACTTACGCCTAAAAATCGAAGAAGAAGGGCAAAAACGCCTAATTCAAACAGTACGCGGTGTAGGCTACGTACTCAGAGAGTCTTGA
- a CDS encoding DUF192 domain-containing protein has protein sequence MMRWLSFFPMLLSVLLMGCSVQSTAQSPTANPTNTQTPASLGQTLPISAKATVPNGTKIDLEVARTPEQQQLGLMYRPALPDNRGMLFELPSAQSVRFWMKNVPVALDMVFLHNGVVRYIQTAAPPCPNEPCPTYGTDVPIDQVIELRAGRAQELSLKKGDSIKIEFLNTKDLP, from the coding sequence ATGATGCGTTGGTTAAGTTTTTTTCCGATGCTGTTGAGTGTTTTATTAATGGGGTGTTCTGTGCAATCCACTGCTCAATCTCCGACAGCAAACCCTACTAACACTCAAACACCAGCATCACTGGGGCAAACATTACCTATTTCTGCTAAAGCAACAGTTCCCAATGGTACCAAGATTGATTTAGAAGTGGCGCGCACACCAGAACAACAACAACTAGGACTGATGTATCGCCCAGCTTTACCCGACAATCGCGGAATGTTATTTGAACTTCCTTCAGCGCAGTCAGTAAGGTTTTGGATGAAAAATGTACCTGTGGCTTTGGATATGGTTTTTCTACACAATGGTGTAGTTAGATATATTCAAACTGCTGCTCCTCCTTGTCCTAATGAACCTTGTCCTACTTATGGAACTGATGTACCAATTGATCAAGTGATTGAGTTGCGAGCAGGACGCGCTCAGGAATTAAGTCTGAAGAAAGGAGACAGTATAAAAATTGAATTTTTAAACACTAAGGATTTACCCTAA
- a CDS encoding DUF2949 domain-containing protein, whose product MSPSTYSRLIHFLQEDLSISAASLAVALRHREQDPGPLPMILWQYGLITLEQLEKIYDWLETA is encoded by the coding sequence ATGTCACCATCTACATATTCACGACTGATTCATTTTCTTCAGGAAGATTTATCAATTTCTGCTGCATCTTTAGCGGTGGCGTTGCGACATCGGGAACAAGATCCTGGCCCTCTACCGATGATTCTTTGGCAATATGGTTTGATTACGTTAGAACAACTAGAAAAAATTTATGACTGGCTGGAAACAGCGTAG
- the bchB gene encoding ferredoxin:protochlorophyllide reductase (ATP-dependent) subunit B, with protein MKLAYWMYAGPAHIGTLRIASSFKNVHAIMHAPLGDDYFNVMRSMLSRERDFTPVTASVVDRNVLARGSQEKVVNNITRKDAEEHPDLIVLTPTCTSSILQEDLHNFVERAQIEAKCDVLLADVNHYRVNELQAGDRTLAQIVQYYIEKARKKGELPRSKTEKPSVNIIGISTLGFHNNHDCTELKKLMADLGIEVNAVIPEGASVHELKNLPKAWFNLVPYRELGSMTANYLQAEFGTPYIDITPMGVVETARCIRKIQQVINEQGANVDYEEYINEQTLYVSQAAWFSRSIDCQNLTGKKAVVFGDSTHAAAMTKILSREMGIHVVWAGTYCKYDADWFREQVSEYCDEVLITDDHGIIGDAIARVEPSAIFGTQMERHVGKRLDIPCGVIAAPIHVQNFPIGYKPFLGYEGTNQITDLIYNSFTLGMEDHLLEIFGGHDTKEVITKGISAESDLNWTKDGLAELNKIPGFVRGKVKRNTEKFARDRGFKDISAEVLYAAKEAVGA; from the coding sequence ATGAAATTGGCTTACTGGATGTATGCAGGCCCAGCCCATATCGGTACTCTCAGAATCGCTAGTTCTTTTAAAAACGTCCACGCTATCATGCACGCACCTTTGGGCGATGATTACTTTAACGTCATGCGCTCCATGTTATCGCGGGAAAGGGACTTTACCCCAGTTACAGCCAGTGTAGTTGACCGCAACGTTTTGGCGCGTGGTTCTCAAGAAAAGGTGGTTAATAACATCACCCGCAAAGATGCAGAGGAACACCCAGATTTAATTGTGTTAACTCCTACTTGTACCTCTAGTATTTTGCAAGAAGACCTGCATAATTTTGTCGAACGGGCGCAAATAGAAGCCAAATGTGACGTACTTTTAGCAGATGTCAACCACTACCGCGTTAATGAACTGCAAGCAGGCGATCGCACTCTCGCCCAAATCGTACAATACTACATTGAGAAAGCCCGCAAAAAAGGCGAACTCCCCCGCAGCAAAACCGAAAAACCCTCAGTTAACATCATCGGTATTTCTACCCTGGGTTTCCACAATAACCACGACTGTACAGAACTCAAAAAGCTCATGGCTGATTTGGGAATTGAGGTAAACGCCGTCATTCCTGAAGGCGCGTCAGTCCATGAGTTGAAAAACTTACCAAAAGCTTGGTTTAACCTCGTCCCTTATCGGGAACTAGGCTCAATGACAGCTAATTATCTACAAGCTGAGTTTGGTACACCTTATATAGATATTACCCCGATGGGTGTGGTAGAAACTGCTAGATGTATCCGTAAAATTCAGCAGGTAATCAACGAACAAGGCGCGAACGTTGACTATGAAGAATATATCAACGAACAAACCCTGTATGTCTCCCAAGCCGCTTGGTTCTCTCGTTCCATTGACTGTCAAAACTTGACAGGGAAAAAAGCTGTAGTCTTTGGTGACAGTACCCACGCTGCGGCTATGACTAAGATTTTGTCACGGGAAATGGGAATTCATGTCGTGTGGGCGGGGACATACTGCAAATATGATGCTGATTGGTTCAGAGAACAAGTCAGCGAATATTGCGATGAAGTTTTAATTACCGATGATCATGGCATAATCGGGGATGCGATCGCCCGTGTTGAACCCTCCGCCATTTTCGGGACACAAATGGAACGCCACGTTGGAAAACGCTTGGATATTCCCTGTGGTGTCATTGCTGCACCAATTCATGTACAAAATTTCCCTATAGGATATAAACCATTTTTGGGTTACGAGGGGACAAATCAAATTACAGATTTAATTTACAATTCCTTTACTTTAGGAATGGAAGATCATCTATTAGAAATCTTTGGTGGACACGATACCAAAGAAGTCATTACCAAAGGAATTTCTGCGGAATCTGACTTAAATTGGACAAAAGATGGTTTAGCGGAATTAAATAAAATTCCTGGGTTTGTCAGGGGTAAAGTGAAGCGCAACACCGAAAAATTTGCGCGCGATCGCGGTTTTAAAGATATATCGGCTGAAGTGCTTTACGCTGCTAAAGAAGCAGTCGGGGCTTAA